In Selenomonas sp. TAMA-11512, a genomic segment contains:
- a CDS encoding copper amine oxidase: MKAWKKKILAGLLAGGLICSVSAETTEAAGKAHRPPRQYRDADAGAESNRTHHVQLLGGGRRAKEAMEREASGKAGPTAETLVNSDEQVVFRNGVLKNNREVPMQLLPTKMEDVGGTLLFSDSPEYVREDGILYQDTVLGEARILYYHLNETDRPKRLAVLLENPNDKMIEVKLTRGGASQPSADYLAVGKATQIQYFRDEVKESRFIPRGQGRLLRIDMAQTLLRPGQLVYGVYDFFSEHPVKVSVIMYPPDQDPFLFVRQAKILPKDEQRLRGTFRGMNRKITSRTVYNPKKNGVSYIMIGDDRRDPFREGIDATDGSTVKNVGNYGILYEFSLPTNRQTTRCYLTPFGGVYTGAVRAKHGKESWMVETPAGLPYYGDVIPQDTADDIEAREQGLGRLRLGAPLAELGTFEGKEQVSFEYSPPGASNLPIALILMP, translated from the coding sequence TTGAAAGCATGGAAGAAGAAAATACTTGCCGGCCTGCTTGCGGGCGGGCTCATTTGCTCGGTGTCAGCAGAGACGACGGAGGCGGCGGGAAAGGCGCATCGCCCGCCGAGACAGTATAGGGACGCCGATGCGGGCGCGGAATCGAACAGGACACATCATGTACAGCTCCTCGGCGGAGGACGGCGCGCGAAGGAGGCCATGGAGCGCGAAGCGTCCGGCAAAGCCGGCCCGACCGCGGAGACATTGGTCAACTCCGACGAGCAGGTTGTCTTCCGGAACGGCGTCCTGAAGAACAATCGGGAGGTCCCTATGCAGCTGCTGCCCACGAAAATGGAAGATGTAGGCGGCACGCTGCTCTTCTCCGACAGTCCGGAATATGTCCGTGAGGACGGCATCCTCTATCAGGACACGGTGTTGGGAGAGGCGCGCATTCTCTACTATCATCTCAATGAGACGGATCGACCCAAGAGGCTCGCCGTCCTGCTTGAGAATCCCAATGACAAGATGATCGAGGTCAAGCTCACGCGCGGCGGCGCCTCGCAGCCGAGCGCCGACTATCTTGCCGTAGGGAAGGCGACACAGATACAGTATTTCAGAGATGAAGTGAAGGAATCCCGATTCATTCCGCGGGGACAGGGACGCCTCCTGCGCATCGATATGGCGCAGACGCTTCTGCGCCCCGGGCAGCTCGTCTATGGCGTCTATGACTTCTTTTCCGAACATCCTGTCAAGGTGTCCGTCATCATGTATCCGCCCGATCAAGACCCCTTCCTGTTTGTGCGGCAGGCAAAGATCCTGCCCAAGGACGAGCAGCGCCTGCGCGGCACGTTCCGCGGCATGAATCGAAAGATTACGAGTCGTACCGTCTACAACCCCAAAAAGAACGGTGTCTCCTATATCATGATCGGCGATGACCGACGCGATCCCTTCCGAGAGGGTATCGACGCGACGGATGGAAGCACCGTCAAGAATGTTGGCAATTACGGCATTCTCTATGAGTTTTCCCTGCCGACGAACAGACAGACGACGCGCTGCTATCTGACTCCCTTCGGCGGCGTTTATACGGGAGCCGTTCGGGCAAAGCACGGGAAGGAGTCGTGGATGGTCGAGACCCCTGCGGGATTGCCGTACTATGGCGATGTCATTCCGCAGGATACCGCTGACGATATCGAAGCGCGCGAACAGGGCCTTGGCCGACTGCGGCTCGGAGCGCCGCTCGCGGAGCTCGGCACGTTTGAAGGGAAGGAGCAGGTCTCCTTTGAGTACTCTCCGCCGGGCGCCTCCAATCTGCCGATAGCGCTCATTCTGATGCCCTGA
- a CDS encoding nucleoid-associated protein produces MITIQKAVLHILDGVGGSTAMGSNTLDLSAGAAEFLEKHLEKCRESDKKPGVFYADSDFLCALHTLKEDGDFIAFARFVGDKLLSAISKTEEQKSESLFVLKANVEGREVLALFFTPNLTSFLPEVSRVEEGLFTSISRSGALLPDPARRMEEFAMIDWETEAIEVKSKRYTLDGSAICILPELVLECSLSSSPQAAVKKAQQVAKKVAESYGRNEIETAAAVKSFVADAMEGGALIDPLEVGREVFKENPSMQADFQKEMEKAGITEPVRIEQPAMLKKMKNHKLRTDTGIELVIPTDYFDSTEFIEFVKTEDGSISITLKHIRNIDDRG; encoded by the coding sequence ATGATCACGATACAAAAAGCCGTTTTGCACATCCTGGACGGCGTCGGCGGAAGTACGGCGATGGGGTCGAACACACTCGATCTGTCCGCGGGAGCAGCGGAGTTTCTCGAAAAGCACTTGGAAAAGTGCAGAGAGAGCGATAAGAAGCCCGGCGTTTTTTACGCGGACAGCGACTTCCTGTGCGCGCTGCACACGCTCAAAGAGGATGGAGATTTCATCGCCTTTGCCCGCTTTGTTGGGGACAAACTCCTGTCCGCCATTTCCAAAACGGAGGAGCAGAAGAGCGAGAGTCTCTTTGTTCTGAAGGCGAATGTCGAAGGGCGGGAGGTGTTGGCGCTTTTCTTCACACCGAACCTGACGAGCTTCCTGCCGGAAGTTTCTCGCGTTGAGGAGGGCCTGTTTACATCCATTTCACGCTCGGGTGCGCTGCTTCCCGATCCCGCGAGACGCATGGAAGAATTTGCGATGATCGACTGGGAGACAGAGGCGATCGAGGTCAAGAGCAAACGATATACGCTGGACGGCAGCGCCATCTGCATCCTTCCCGAGCTCGTCCTCGAATGCAGTCTGTCGTCTTCGCCGCAGGCGGCGGTGAAGAAGGCGCAGCAGGTCGCGAAGAAGGTTGCCGAGAGCTATGGCCGGAACGAGATCGAGACGGCGGCGGCGGTGAAGTCCTTTGTCGCGGACGCCATGGAAGGCGGGGCGCTCATCGATCCCTTGGAGGTCGGCCGCGAAGTCTTCAAGGAGAATCCCTCCATGCAGGCGGACTTTCAAAAAGAGATGGAGAAAGCCGGCATCACCGAGCCTGTCCGTATTGAGCAGCCGGCAATGCTCAAGAAGATGAAGAACCACAAGCTCAGAACGGATACGGGGATTGAACTCGTGATACCGACCGATTACTTTGACAGCACCGAGTTCATCGAATTCGTGAAGACCGAAGACGGCAGCATATCCATCACGCTGAAGCACATCCGGAACATAGATGATCGAGGGTGA
- the hflX gene encoding GTPase HflX: protein MKHTLQGNTDGVAGELQERLLSIYELAAPVGQLVTREIASLMLEVSEEIGREVAVYLTRQGKVAAVAIGDAGTVSLPEVKARSEIRLSGVRCIHTHPSGDTRLSDMDISSLRRLRFDMMAAIGIRGSETIYGSLAFLTGEESEDGAPYIFRSEEMTLQELVRISLTPLLRTVDKALARRYQKETADEVERVILAGIGEQTGSLSPEESLAELAELAKTAGAEVVATMLQKKAKPDAALFLGRGKVEELGIAIQNLDASLVIFDEELTPTQGRNLEQLLGCRVIDRTGLILDIFARRAKTREGKLQVELAQLQYRLPRIMRQGLVLSRLGGGIGTRGPGETKLEVDRRRIRSRIHELETALADVKRNRREQLKRRKKAGILQVALVGYTNAGKSTLLNALTGADVFVKDALFATLDPTTRQLALPSGRAVLLTDTVGFIRKLPHGLIAAFRGTLEETVEADLLLHVVDVSKESAEEDIIAVIEVLKELEATDKPMLYVLNKSDKLGEAGASAVARLLHGRPGVLVSARTGEGLESLCAAIDQAMARDEAKCTLHIPFADGAALDDLYSIAQVIATDYDAVGTRLTVRMKESDLSGWEKYRIDEKTDAS from the coding sequence ATGAAGCATACATTACAGGGCAATACGGACGGTGTGGCCGGGGAGCTCCAAGAGCGGCTGCTCTCCATCTACGAGCTTGCCGCACCCGTCGGGCAGCTTGTGACGAGAGAGATTGCCTCTCTTATGCTGGAGGTCAGCGAGGAGATCGGTCGAGAAGTCGCCGTCTACCTCACGCGACAGGGGAAGGTAGCCGCCGTCGCCATCGGTGATGCGGGGACCGTCTCGCTGCCGGAGGTCAAGGCACGGTCGGAGATCCGCCTCTCGGGCGTGCGGTGCATCCATACGCATCCGTCGGGGGATACACGGCTTTCAGACATGGATATATCCTCTCTTCGCCGTCTGCGCTTTGACATGATGGCGGCAATCGGCATACGAGGAAGCGAGACGATCTACGGAAGTCTCGCTTTTTTGACAGGCGAGGAGAGCGAGGACGGCGCGCCATATATCTTCAGGAGCGAGGAAATGACGCTGCAGGAGCTCGTGCGCATATCGCTGACACCGCTCCTCCGTACTGTGGATAAGGCACTGGCGAGGCGATATCAAAAGGAGACTGCCGACGAGGTCGAGCGCGTCATTCTCGCGGGGATCGGCGAGCAGACGGGCTCGTTGTCACCCGAAGAGTCGCTTGCCGAGCTTGCCGAGCTTGCGAAGACGGCGGGAGCGGAGGTCGTCGCGACGATGCTGCAAAAGAAGGCAAAGCCCGACGCGGCGCTCTTCTTAGGGAGAGGCAAGGTCGAAGAGCTCGGCATCGCTATCCAAAACCTGGACGCGTCGCTCGTCATCTTCGATGAGGAACTGACCCCGACGCAGGGGCGAAACCTCGAACAGCTTTTGGGCTGCAGGGTCATCGATCGCACGGGACTCATCCTCGATATCTTCGCCCGGCGGGCAAAGACAAGAGAGGGCAAACTGCAGGTCGAGCTGGCACAGCTGCAGTATCGGCTGCCGCGCATCATGCGGCAGGGTCTTGTGCTCTCGCGGCTTGGCGGCGGTATCGGTACACGCGGGCCCGGCGAGACGAAGCTGGAAGTTGACCGACGCCGCATACGCAGCCGTATCCACGAGTTGGAGACGGCTCTCGCCGACGTCAAGCGCAATCGCCGGGAGCAGCTGAAGCGGCGCAAAAAGGCGGGCATTCTGCAGGTCGCGCTTGTGGGGTATACAAATGCCGGGAAGTCAACGCTTTTGAATGCGCTGACCGGGGCAGATGTCTTCGTCAAGGATGCCCTCTTCGCGACACTCGACCCGACGACAAGACAGCTTGCGCTCCCTTCAGGGCGTGCTGTGCTGCTGACCGATACAGTCGGGTTTATCCGGAAGCTGCCGCACGGACTCATCGCTGCCTTTCGCGGGACGTTGGAGGAGACCGTTGAGGCGGATCTCCTCCTGCATGTTGTTGACGTGAGCAAGGAGTCCGCAGAAGAGGATATCATTGCCGTCATCGAAGTTTTAAAAGAGCTGGAGGCAACGGATAAGCCGATGCTCTACGTCCTCAACAAGAGCGACAAGCTCGGCGAAGCGGGTGCATCTGCCGTTGCGCGGCTTCTCCACGGTCGCCCCGGCGTGCTCGTCTCGGCGCGTACAGGTGAGGGCTTGGAATCTCTGTGCGCCGCCATAGATCAGGCGATGGCAAGAGATGAGGCGAAGTGCACGCTCCACATTCCCTTTGCAGACGGCGCTGCACTCGATGACCTTTACAGCATTGCACAGGTCATTGCTACGGATTACGATGCGGTCGGCACACGTCTCACGGTGCGGATGAAAGAGAGCGACTTGTCCGGATGGGAGAAGTACAGAATCGATGAGAAGACAGACGCTTCATAA